The sequence ATCCCAAGccgccttcgcaattgcgaacaaagtgttcgcaaatgcgaccctaaCAAACCAGGCCATGCATCACAAATGCGACTTCCAACCTCGTATTTGCGTTAAGGTGGAGTGAATAGCGGAAgaaaattttggagaagaaagagtgaGGAAAAGTGGGCTCCACtagttaaattaaaaaaaaaaaaaaaacaaaattttgaaAAGCTTCACTTGCTGCAACGCGAGTGTATTACACACATTTTGCCATGTCACTTTGAAGGGTTTAAGAGATACACTGAAAAATAACTTAAGGTGTCTACTTGATAAATAGGTCTGTTGAGGTGTCAATTTGATCTTGTGGACAACTTAAAGTGGTCATTTATGTATTTCGCCTATTAAGAATAATTGTATGTTGGTTGCTAGCATTAAAAGGCTGATCCAAATTAAAAGTGATCTGCTAAGGTTTAAAGTTAAATAAATCTATAAGACACCTCGTAATGTATGGGGTCTATGGTGTAGATACCCGGAtgtaatttctaatttaataatAGGCTAATACATAGTGAAAAACTCTCGCTGCTTCTATCTCGAGGATTAGGCTTAGCTGACCCTTGTTAAATCTTTGTGTtgttttttcttctctatttactTTATTTATGATTGTGCGCTATTTAACTCGCGATCTTCCGCGATACTTAGAAAGTCAAGATTTTGTATAGTCAAGTTAGTAATTGGAAATTTTAACGTTTTCACAATTAGAGGGCTAACTTGTAAAAGACCCAATAAAGTTCAAACCGAACAAAATCGAATTGAAATAATCGAACTGAAAAGAAGAAAATTGAACCACACCGAATTAAATTCGATTCTGTTTTCAAAAATGGGGATTTGCTATTAGAAAATCGGAAATGAAAGAAACTGTACCAAAACTCTAGTCTAGAAATAAAACCGAACGACGTCCGATGAACAGCAATAATTTTAGCGATTCAAATTTTCTTCCGCCAAAAGACCTTTTTTCCTCTTTGTGTTGATAGTGATGATGATTTCTTCTGAAATGTCAGCCTTTATACAAGACAATAAAACAAACACATAGAAGCCTTCATGTGACGAATCTTGTCGCTTTTCCAGTACGTACCCACATACACATGTTAGAGATAGTCAGAAACCACCCAAAGGCTACATCGCTTTTCACTTAAATTACCCATTCTAGACATCATTTACTTTTTCTTATGATAATATTAATGCGTTTGTACATGTCTCAATGGATCTTGAGGAAAAGTAGAATTTATATCAAGACTTTGTACGTATTGTTTTCCTATGATGGAAATCTAGGTTAAAAATCTAGTTGTGGaacagaaaatagaaagaaaatattataaTGATTGTATACAAGTGGCGTAGGCCGGTGAAATACATTATCAAATTATGTAAACATGATTATCATAAATTAAAAACTGTTTTTACTATAGCCTTTGCTAGTTTTATATTACCTACCCCTCCATCTCATTTTATGAGAAATGTTCGAAATACTAGAGTCAAAGCACCTAAATTTTATTTCTGTAAATTCGGAtatagatttttaatttttttttataaaaaaatagtagAAACTACGTGAAAGCACAGGAAGTCAACATAGTTAatactttaaaatatttaaagagtTTGAGCTAATTATAGAGAGATAAAAAATGATTGACGCCTCAAGTCGTAATATTATCAGATGATTAATTGGAACAAAAGAAGTACTATATGTTAGGACCCGGTGGCACTAAACACTACTGCACAGCgaaataaaataaatgatcaacgaaaccaaaaataaatgacacaatatttaacgtggttcaccTAAAACGTTTAGGCTACGTCCACAAATCCGACACCAACTTCCACTAAAACATTTAGCAGGCATACAAAGAGAGACTTCCCCAATAATTTGGACGTACAACAATTCCTGAGCTCTACCCAAAATAGTGGCGCACACAAAAGTGTTTCTCGAAAAATACCCGACTAGTATTCTACTCAGTATTTTGTCACTCCCCTATTAGGAAACATTCCTAAAGGAACTATATCTCTCTCCCTCTCAAACTCTTTCTTCTTgagttttgatatatttttttttggtgtgttatacaatgaaatggaagggggtatttatagttttgagatAGGGACCAAAAGtgcaaatctcacctaccaagaaGGATCAATTTGCAATATTCTCATCTCACCTACCACTCATTGCATCATTGCTTATCTCACTAAGGAGAGTTGCATCATTGCTTACCTCTCCCATACATCACCATAATTGTTGGAAAAactaacaattctcccccttcCAACTATATGGTGGATCCACTATCCCTGCAGCTTCTCTACAGAACTCAAACTTCCCTTTCGGTAAAGTCTTGGTCAACATGTCCGATCCATTTTCGTCTGTATGGATCTTTTCAAGCCGCAACATCCTCTTCTCCAACACATCCCTGATCCAATTATATCTCACATCAATATGTTTGGATCTGGAATGGAATGAGGCATTCTTCGCAAGGTggatagcactttgactatcacaaaataaCTGATAACCGTCTTGCGAAAAtccaagttcagttaagaacttcTTCATCCATATCAATTCTTTGCAAGCCTCCGTTGCTGCGATGAATTCAACTTCAGTAGTTGATAATGCAACACATTTTTGCAACTTTGATTGCCATGACACAGCTCCCCCTGAAAAGTTAATCAAGTATCCTGAAGTTGATTTTCTAGAATCAACATCTCCGGCCATATCTGCATCAGTATAGCCAACCAACACAGGGTTGTCTTCTCCAAAACATAAGCATAGTTTGGAGGTTCCTCGAAGATACCTGAGAATCCACTTAACAGcatcccaatgttcctttcctgGATTAGAAAGAAATCTACTTACCACTCCTACAGCGTGAGCGATATCTGGCCGTGTACAAACCAtggcatacatcaaacttcctactgCTGAAGCATATGGAATCCGCTCCATCTTTCTTCTCTCATCATCTGTTGACGGGCTTTGCTTGGTGCTCAATCTAAAGTGGTTAGCAAGAGGACAGCTAACTGCTTTAGTTTTCTCCATGTTGAACCGTTGAAGTACCTTCTcgatgtacttctcctgagacaaCCATAACTTCTTGGCTTCTCGGTCTCGCATAATCCTCATCCCAAGGATCTGTTTTGCTGGCCCCAAGTCTTTCATGGCGAAGAATTTGCTTAGCTGTTCTTTTAAGCTATTAATTCTGGAAACATTCCGGCCaacaatcaacatatcatccacatagagCAATAGGATGATGAAATCATCGTCAGAAAACTTCTGAGCGAACACACAATGGTCTGAAGTTGTCTTCTTGTAGCCGTGTTGCCCCATCACCGACTcgaacttcttgtaccactgccttggtgcctgttTTAAGCCATAGAGGCTTTTCCTCAATCTACAAACGTAGTCCTCTTTCCCCTTTTGCTGGAAACCGTCTGGTTGCTCCATGTatatctcctcttccaaatcaccATGTAGGAAGGcggtttttacatccatctgctCAACCTCCAGGTTGAGGCTTGCTGCTAATCCCAGCACCGTGCGTATTGAGGTCATTTTCACAACTGGTGAGaatatttcatcaaagtcaatgCCTTTCCTTTGATTGAAACCTTTGACGACCAATCTTGCTTTGAATCTCGGAAGGGAATTGTGTTCATCATGCTTCATCTTGAACACCCACTTATTCTTCAAAGCTCTCATGCCTTTCGGCAACTTCACCAGCTCAAACGTCTTGTTCTCATGCAAGGATTTCATCTCGTCTTGCATGGCTTCTATCCACTTCTCCTTATGTTCATCATCAATAGCTTCTTCAAAGCTGTCGGGTTCTCCCCCGTCAGTGAGTAACACATACTCATGTGGAGAATATCTGGTAGACTGTTGCACAACTCTTCCAGATCTTGTGTGATAAGGAGGGTTATTGAGGATTGGTGGTTGAGGTTGATCCTCCTCGTCTGCATCATCATCACCATTGTCCTCGTTACCTTCAGTATCTGCTGGTTCATCTTCATTAGGAAGATCAGGGGCTTCAGGTTGATTATCCTGAACATCATCTCCAACTTGTCTCGGCACCACTGTTGGAGGCAACTCAAACTCAGCAGAATCATCAGTGGACTTCTCTACTTTGTCAATGTCTTCAATTGTTTGGTCCTCAACGAACACGACATCTCGACTCCTGACGAGCTTCTTCTGCACCGGATCATAGAACTTATAGCCAAGCATGTCTTGACCATAGCCGATGAATACACACTCCCTTGTCTTGACATCAAGTTTGCTCCTTTCATCTTTCGGAACATGGACATAGGCTTTGCAACCAAATACCCGTAATTGATCATAAGAGATATCTCTTCCTGACCAAATCTTTTCTGGAGCCTCGTACTGAAGAGGGACACAGGGTGAATGGTTCAGCACATAGGCTGCTGTAACTAGAGCTTCACCCCAGAAAGCCTTTGGTAACTTTGAATGAGAGAGTAAACATCTGGTTCTCTCGATAAAAGTTCTGTTCATCCTCTCAGCCAAGCCATTCAACTGGGGAGTTTTAGGAGGTGTGAACTGATGTCGAATACCATGCTCTTTACAGTAAGCATCAAATTGACCCTGGTATTCACCGCCATTGTCTGTCCGGATGCACTTCAACTTCTTACCAGTCTCTCTTTCCACCAAGGTCAGAAACTGTTTGAAAACTTGAAACACTTGATCCTTGGTCTTCAGCGTGTATACCCATGTCTTTCGTGAATGATCATCAATAAAGGTCACGAAATATCGGGCACCACCGAGGGACTTCTTGAAAGGTCCACATACATCTGAGTGTACCAGATCCAACACATTTTGCCTTCTGGAAGGAGGGAATCTTTTGAACGAAACTCTGTTTTGTTTCCCAGCTAAATAGTCAGCATACTTCTTCAACTGGATCTGGTTTAGACCTGGTAAGGCGTTCTTCTTTACCAAACGCACCATTGACTTCTCACTCATGTGGCCAAGACGTCTATGCCACAACTTGATATTGCTATCATTCTCCGCAACATTTATAACTTGTTGGGAGATGCTCGCCTGGGTCACGTACAACTTTGACTGCTTCGTGCCCCGCGCCACCACCAATGAGCCCTTCGTGAGCTTCCATTGGCCATTATGGAAGGTATTGCAGTAACCTTCCTCATCGAGCTTGTCTACGGAGATCAGATTCAGGCGCATATCTGGAACATGCCTGACATCTCTTAAAAGTAGCTTCATCCCATTCATGGTCTCTAGGCAAACATCACCTTTGCCTACAACTGTTGAGAAATTGGCATTTCCCATCTTTACACGACCAAAGTCTCCAGGTGTGTAAGATGAGAAGAGTTCTCTCCGTGGCGTCGCATGAATGGTAgccccactatcaatcacccagGTCATCTCTTGGGTTGTCAGATTGATAATGTCGTCATCGTAGACAACGTTGAACTCACCAAAGGAGTTCGTTTCATCATCACTGCTTTCTTCGGGCTTCACCTTTTTGCCTTTGTTCTTCTTCTGGTCATTCTGGAACTGTCGGCAAAATCTTTTGATATGCCCCTTCTTTTTGCAGTAATGGCACTCAACATTTGCAAATTTGTTGGATTTACCTCTGCTCTTATCTCTGTTACTCTGGCTCTTATTTTGACTTCTCCCCCTGGTCGTAACAGCCAACACCTCTGACTGTGAAGAAGATGTTCCTTGTGATCGGCGTCTCATTTCTTCATTCAGAATGCCACTCTTGACTGTCTCCATGTTTACCACACCGTTGGGTGCAGAATTGGTGATTGAAACCTTCAAGGTTTCCCATGACTCTGGGAGTGTTGCCAGCACCATAAGAGCAAGTACCTCGTCATCGAACTTTATGCCCATTCCCGACAACTGGTCGACAATCCCTTGTATTTCATTAAGGTGATCTGCCACAGTTGTCCCTTCTACATATTTTACTTGCATTAATTTTGTCAAGTAAAATAATTTGTTGTTACCTGTTTTAGAGGCATACAACTCTTCGAGCTTGTCCCATAACGACCTTGCATGTGTCACACCAGAAATGTGGTTGTACACATTGTCTTCAACAAATTGCCGTATGTAGCCGCACACTTGGTTGTGCTCAAATTCCCAGTCCTCGTCTGACTTATCTTCAGGTTTCTGAGAACTGAACACCGGCAGGTGCATCTTTGTCATGAACAGGAGATCCTTCATCTTGTTTCTCCATAAGTGATAATTTGTGCCATTCAGGTTGACCATCTTGCTTGTCCTCGCCTCCATTTAGATCAGAATTTGACAGACTTCTGCAATCTAAAAAAAATTCCGACGGTGAATAGTAACCGTGGATATGAATAGTGCCCGTATGGatgaatagtactcgtatgtatgAATAGTACTCTAACcaaagctctgataccacttgttaggacccGGTGGCACTAAACACTACTGCACAGCGgaataaaataaatgatcaacgaaaccaaaaataaatgacacaatatttaacgtggttcaccTAAAACGTTTAGGCTACGTCCACAAATCCGACACCAACTTCCACTAAAACATTTAGCAGGCATACAAAGAGAGACTTCCCCAATAATTTGGACGTACAACAATTCCTGAGCTCTACCCAAAATAGTGGCGCACACAAAAGTGTTTCCCGAAAAATACCCGACTAGTATTCTACTCAGTATTTTGTCACTCCCCTGTTAGGAAACATTCCTAAAGGAACTATATCTCTCTCCCTCTCAAACTCTTTCTTCTTGagttttgatatatatatttttttggtgtgttatacaatgaaatggaagggggtatttatagttttgagatAGGGACCAAAAGtgcaaatctcacctaccaagaaGGATCAATTTGCAATATTCCCATCTCACCTACCACTCATTGCATCATTGCTTATCTCACTAAGGAGAGTTGCATCATTGCTCACCTCTCCCATACATCACCATAATTGTTGGAAAAActaacactatatatatatataacttaaacggTAAACTATATCTTCTGAAGTTAAGGCTGACAAAAACGAAAACAGCAACTAAAGAAGTGAAATAAACCAATTCTTTGCTTCTAACTTATACCCTCATCGTGTCAAAAACAATTTTAAATAACCATGACTAATTAACTTAGGTTAGCACAAGAGTAATGTGGACCTTATAGCATGCTTAATTATTTTTCAGGCTAGTCATCTAGAATGAGTTCAAGTTCCATACAATCACAATGTTAAAGATATTAATACAATATGTTGACTTATAAAGTACACAAACCTTTTTGTAGTAAGCTTTAACCAATAACATACGTAAAAATGACAACTAACCTATTATAAAAAGTTAAATTACATTAATAATATAAAACTATTTACACAATTTTCATCACTTAAACCCATCCAAAATTACCTTTGCCTTAACTCATAATATGTTGAGAGATAGAATTTCCGTCCCCACTTGAATTCTAACTTTAGGGGCACTTATATATGGAGTAAAATTATTTGGTAGCTAGAGTATCGATAGAGACAATAATGTCCTTTTCAACACGGTAAAATCTGGCCTTTgaagaaacaaataaataaaagcaaaaagCACCAAATCATTTTGACTCCTAGATATAAGTAGTTGGGTCATGAAAATTTTCCACATGCATCCCACGGAAAATACATATATACCATCTTAATATATAGTACCCCTTTTTCAATTTATGatagaattggaagtttaagctaaattatttccaaatttagactTTTTGGAacataccaaaaagaaaataggtaaGCTGGAACGGAGGGATTAGTATTGTATAACGAGTTCATTAGTTAGTcaagaaaattttcatttttaaaagttCAAAACTGGACACAAGTTTACCATTTCTTAAGCCAATGACTCTTGCACTtcacaaaaatattttccctctttTCTACTTCTTTCAGTCAGTCTTTGCTTCCAAGCATCAATGAGTTTTTGAAACCATAAAAAAGGAGCTTTTGCACGGCCACAAGAGGGAAGAGAATGAAAATGCAGTGGCTATGGCGGAATTGGTTGGCAGCAGCGGCAGTACTATTGGTGGTCATAGCGGCGGCGTCGGCGTCTGCTGGCGGCGGAAATGTGAGTTATGACGGAAGGTCGTTGATAATTGATGGGCAAAGGAAGATGTTGTTTTCTGGTTCTATTCACTATCCTCGAAGCACTCCTGATGTACGTCTTTCCCTTTCTCAATTAACTTCTATCGTGTAAAATGATTTGACAATTATGAGTTcacttaaaaaataattatagataaCTGTTCATGAAAAATACTTGTGTAAAATATTTTACACTAGTTGTATATCAGTAGCATAGTTAGGTGAACTCTGACATATGCTACCACAAAAAGTGGGTTTCTTGAAAACGTTTAAGGAAGGATCTAAGTTTAAATTTACTTGATCGAAAAAATGGATAAAACCAAAATAAACTGACAGGCCACTCTTATTTAAACAACACATGTAGTAGGAAACTATTGTAGCCATGTGAATAGTGGGATTATTATTATATAACATAACATAGGTAAGCAAACCACTAAAGAAATACTTAAGTAGGATATAGCATTGGGCTTTTAAATTAATGGTTAGGATTAAGAATCTCCCTGGTAATTGCATCTGAATCTAATTTTCTCTAAGATGTTTAAACTTTCTTTTGgcgaggggggaggggggggggagtaTATTATATTCCCTCTTTTCTAACcataataattttatatgttatgTATAGATGTGGCCATCTCTAATATCAAAAGCTAAAGAAGGTGGGATAGATGTGATTGAGACCTATGTTTTTTGGAACCTTCACGAATCCCAACCTGGACAGGTacttacatacatacatatatagaCACATGCAAATACATATAGACATGTATACACATATTTAACAAATTGATTGCGTTTTGTGAATTGATCATATGAACTAGTTAATCCTAATGTTTCTTAGTAAactagtattttttattttgtttttagtaCGATTTCAGCGGAAGGCGTGACATAGTAGCATTTATTAAACAAATTCAAGCACAAGGTCTCTATGCCTGCCTTCGCATTGGACCCTATATTGAGGGAGAATGGACTTACGGGTAATTTTTTACATGCTTCAACTTTTTGATCTTTGCATCCACAATCCCAAAGTAGTTCTATGTTTAACTTTTGGTCCCTCTTTTGTGGAAAATTGACATCTTTATAGAGGTTTTCCCTTTTGGTTACGTGATGTCCCTGGCATTGTCTTTCGCTCAAATAACGAACCCTTCAAGgtaattttctttttctcaaaaacttttcCCCCAAAGTCTCATTACCGCAATATAACATCATTTTACAactaaaaaaagaaattgaaaatagcTTAGCGATTTGCTTTCTTGAATTTCTTGACAGTTGTACATGCAAAACTTCACAACAAAAATAGTGAACCTGATGAAATCAGAAGGATTGTATGCTTCACAAGGAGGCCCAATCATACTCTCCCAGGTTAAGTCTCCACATTTTTATGAGGTCTTTTGCAGCGGCTGTCAAAAATCGTACTATATTAGTCATTTTATATTCGCATCATTTTGAATCAATTTTTGAAATAGAAAAAATCTCAACTCATAACCGTTATCTTCAGAGATATAGCGGTCGTTTGGTACGAGGTATAAGAAGATATAtgggtggtataaaaatttaataccaccataatactttgtttggttagcaaaccaggtataagttattccgATGTTAATTTTAACAcggggataacttataccttatagagggtggggtaattagcaccggtataacttatatcttcttcttataaattatacaattgtcattcttaatacaacataccaaatagtgaataaacaacaatcccagcataacttatcccaacataacttataccggcataagccctattccaaccaaacgacccctaagagtACAACTTGATTTGCACCACTTAATTAGTTATACTAATCCGTTTCGTGAGTCAACTTACTTTATTCAACAAAGAAATCATATTGGCCTCCAACTTGTTGCAAAAGCAGCCAGTCTTTTTGTTGGGAACCATGTGAATATGCTGTTTAAGTTTCAATTTTCATGTACTGAAACATTTTTTGGTAGTGGAGACCAGAGGGCGTGTGTGGGAGTTTACAAGGTAGTAGTATGGAGCAGCAAAGTGCAAAAAACCGATATCTATATGTACTTAAAGCAATTAATTGAAGTACAAGTAAAAAGACTCATTTACACCCTTAAATGACCTATAGTTCTTTTTCAGAATTTAGTGTTAGATAAAGTCTCTTTCAGAAAAAATATTCTCAATGGTCTAATACGACCTAGTCTGTTCTCTAATAACATCAATAGATGTTTCTATTTTAATATGACTTAATCTATACACACGAATAATGTAAAGAATATTTACACTATTAGTATAACTTAACATATTATTAACTCCACTTTTATTTAAAGGTTACCATTTTTATCTTGTTACACTATTAACATACATAAATTAAACTCATTTGAATAATACACGCAGATTGAGAATGAATATCAAAATGTAGAAAAAGCATTCGGAGAAAATGGGCCACCTTATGTCCTTTGGGCAGCACAGATGGCTGTGGAACTTCAAACTggggtgccatggtgcatgtgcAAGCAAGATGATGCTCCTGATCCTGTTGTATGTTCCctccttaattatttttttttaaaatttatgacgGTAGTGTCCAAACAAGCTTACGTACACCTCGACAATTATACAGTGTACCTACTACCTATCCGCACAAATGTGGGATAACTCTATCCGCTATGCTTAGGTAGATGGAAAGAAATATCTCTTCTTTCTCAACAAACTACTTCAATTTCATTTTCTcaactctttccttcttgttcttcactaattttattttttttcattttctaaatttttttctcTCTACCACATATCACACTTTATAGAACATGTTTTGATAACCAAAGAATTCTCGAGAATCTGCTAATGAATGGTTCAAAGCTCGATGGATAATAAAACCATCCATCACGTATCATGTGCCTAATCCACACATCACGTGTTGCGCTCCTATCACTGAACCAAAGATTAGGAGGCGCATGATTTATAACCCAAAAAGAAAGCTAACTTTCAATTAAATTTGATAAAAAAAAGAATACTCAAGGACCTGAAACTTATATGAAAGTGAAAAAAAGAGAGGACTCAAGGACCTGCAGCCAGTGGCGAATACAcgtattgaacaccctttgtcgggatttttttttcacttctttcaaatttgaataccTTGAGTAAATTCCTAACTTCACCACTACCTGCAGCTAACTTTGTTTACTACAGATTAATGCATGCAATGGGTTGAGATGTGGAGAAACATTTGTAGGACCTAATTCACCAAACAAGCCTTCAATCTGGACAGAGAACTGGACAAGCTTGTAAGCTGTTCTACTCTACTTTCCTATTTATGCAGTATATAATGAATGAAGTTGCGTAAACATCTTTATTTTGGTCTTAAAAGCTATCAAGTCTATGGTCAGAATGCAACACTCAGATCAGCAGAAGACATAGCATATCATGTTGCCCTGTTCATTGCGAGGAAGAATGGAACCTTCATCAACTATTACATGGTAAAATTAACACCCACAAAAGATTTTCTATTGCAACATCTTTGCCTCATGCCAAACAACTGAAGATACTATTCAAGTCCGCTGTATCAAACATAAGCTGATTTATCAAGGTTCTCTGACTTCACTATCAGTATCATGGAGGAACCAATTTTGGCAGGACTGCTGCTGAATTTATGATAACAAGTTACTATGATCAAGCTCCGTTAGATGAGTATGGTAAGCAATCCAGAGATTTCACTTACGCTTCCAAGTTTTCGCTACTTCTGACTGAGAATTCAACTACAGGTTTAATCAGACAACCAAAATGGGGACATCTGAAAGAGTTACATGCTGCGGTTAAGTTATGCTCAGAGACCATACTTTCTGTATTCCCCTCCATGCAGTCCTTAGGTGAACAACAAGAGGTAAAAAAACTGTTTCCATTATCATGATGATCATCTTCAATGTAAAAGCCTACAAATACCGCGTACATAACAAACTGATTTATCTCACCCCCTCTCCCCTACAATGTGCAAACCAGGCTTATGTATTCAGTGGAGATTCTGGAGCTTGTGCAGCATTTCTAGTGAACATAGATAACAGAAAAAGTGTACTAGTACAGTTTCAAAATTCGTCATATGAGTTACCTCGGCAATCTATAAGCATCTTACCTGACTGCAAGACTGTATCCTTCAATACGGCAAAGGTAAATTCTGACATACTTAAAAAGTTTCTTTCAATTCTACGTATAGTTAACCTtttcaaatcacctcccaaaagGCTCCATTGATGATTGACAGAAGGCCAACATGCTATCCAGTAACTTACCGCTAACTTTTAGAATGAAAAGAAATGTATAGACGCCAAATTTATCTCCTTATCCTCAATTTAGAGAAATTTTGATTTAAAAGCATAGAAGATACTGAACTGTGTGAGTGTTCATCTGGAATAGGTAAGCACACAATTCAGCACAAGAACAGCATTACCTGCTGTTCAGTTTGATGCAGCTGAGAAATGGGAACAATTTCAAGAGGTCATCCCGCAACTTGATGCTACTTCACTGAGATCAGACATATTACTGGAGCACATGAATACTACAAAGGATGTATCTGATTATCTTTGGTACACTTCCAGGTACCACAAAAGATCGTTAATATACCACTCGACTCAGAAGAATAGAGTAATAACATTAGATCAACTAGACCAGGACTGAAGGACATCTTTCAGCTAAAGTTACTGGCACAGTATGATGTAAACAAAATAATAACTGCATTCTAGGAACTATTGCCTTTTACTAATATCTGTGAAATCCATATGACAGTATCCAGCAGGATTTGCCGGACCAGCAGtcagttacactaagtgtgaaGTCCTTAGGCCATGTTTTACATGCTTTTGTGAATAGAGAACATGCAGGTAACCATTTCACTGTGGATGCAATATACAAAATGAGAATTGTGTCATGCAATTTGAAAAGTAA is a genomic window of Nicotiana tabacum cultivar K326 chromosome 16, ASM71507v2, whole genome shotgun sequence containing:
- the LOC107818278 gene encoding beta-galactosidase 16-like isoform X4 produces the protein MKMQWLWRNWLAAAAVLLVVIAAASASAGGGNVSYDGRSLIIDGQRKMLFSGSIHYPRSTPDMWPSLISKAKEGGIDVIETYVFWNLHESQPGQYDFSGRRDIVAFIKQIQAQGLYACLRIGPYIEGEWTYGGFPFWLRDVPGIVFRSNNEPFKLYMQNFTTKIVNLMKSEGLYASQGGPIILSQINACNGLRCGETFVGPNSPNKPSIWTENWTSFYQVYGQNATLRSAEDIAYHVALFIARKNGTFINYYMYHGGTNFGRTAAEFMITSYYDQAPLDEYGLIRQPKWGHLKELHAAVKLCSETILSVFPSMQSLGEQQEAYVFSGDSGACAAFLVNIDNRKSVLVQFQNSSYELPRQSISILPDCKTVSFNTAKVSTQFSTRTALPAVQFDAAEKWEQFQEVIPQLDATSLRSDILLEHMNTTKDVSDYLWYTSSIQQDLPDQQSVTLSVKSLGHVLHAFVNREHAGSAHGQFRNTSFTLESTISLNKGTNNISLLSATVGLPDSGSFLEHRALGVQSVIIQDNSEAKNITNYSWGYQVGLLGEKLQIYSSEGSKSANWSSLSSSQPLTWYKSAFDAPEGDDPIALNLGSMGKGEAWVNGQSIGRYWVSFRTLAGIPSQTWYKVPRSFLQPGDNLLVLFEEETGNPLDITVDTISVTKPSLRKLV